The Phragmites australis chromosome 1, lpPhrAust1.1, whole genome shotgun sequence genomic interval cccaaaggtttGGTCTCAAGAGGCTTTGGCCTCCCGAAGTTCCAGCCTTCCGAAGTcccacctcccgaaggctcagccttccgaagccccgcctcccgaagcctcggcctcccactGCCCAGGccagcttcccggaggctactaGGTGAGTCATCCGAACACATGAAAGATCTACCAAAGGGGAAGTgccggtcatactttgcctgtgaggaggtgaccggcattaaatacctaggctagcggacgccgctctgacaccccggcatgatgaAGGCTGTCCTGTAacccctgacagtgtggcgCCGGGCCACAGTTGGAGACCAgatcgcccccttcaggggacATGCACCActataattaccacggtggatatttatctccccaatagggtagaaggtagttatacAGGATAAGAATTAGCAATTCGATCAGAtaccggatatttgtacattatgataacttgtacgccaagctacacatgaccctataaatagggggccatggtcctctgggcaggaGACGggcaagacaacaaaaaaagacacaaaggtgaaaacacaccaaatcacgttgtgatactcctcccagagcgatccattCTTTCtacatcaatacattcatggtgttccttcctcttaaacttcatctctaagtttgagtctcctcgttagaagaaactctcattatacttgctggggcaaggcgaactcttgctccaacagacctcttcaacctcgatggcctggacgtggggttattgcgatgctttacattgtgagccctttcaaactagatgtttattaattattaccactaaattctctaatctaactaatttcttatctatagacacttgatacaagaaatGAGGAAGAATTAGCCCTTCGGTTTTCTTCACCCCCAaaatttgatgatttctttgatggaacaacaaagggaaTTTGTTGTGGAACATGTGGCTaaggcaatgagccacttttctaagagggactacctgatggccGCCCACAACATGGGtgaccattggatcttactagtTATTGCCCCCAAGTGAaacttggtctggtacctcgattcattAAGAACAGTTGTGGGACCTAACGGCGAACGGGGACAACATAACTATAATTTTGTCGAACAAATCCTCGCCGAGtaagttcttcatgacttaggttacatattgaacttttcaaacttacactaaatgttgactattggatccatcttcgcatgtagggcttttgacatgtatatgcgCTATGATCCAAAGTACAATCCGAAGGAGCCCCGCACACTAACACATAAGACCGTCTTCACGGTAAGCGCCagcagacatatttgcaaatactctactactacattttttccttttgaactgaCGGTTTTTCCCTCTTTAGTGTAACCAACAACCACCAGGAAACTCCTGCAGATTCTACGTTGCATGTCACATACTGCTATTCATGGCAGCAAAAGATATAAAATCCCCAGatataagataattgcatagtcttttcatagctGCTTTTATTCATAACAAATAtctgatgataaaatgattttgctcacgctaattgtatacttttttcataactactttcattcagcaGGAATTCAGCTTACCGGATGGCAAAATCGAGGAGTCTGCACTATCCAACATTCGAGCACGGATCACCTCGTTCTTGATGATTGAAGTTGTCTCTTCGaaaggtgagttctattgtagggaggcagggctctgacttatgtaatttgtggttgcactttcgacttatgtaatttgtaattATATTGATGTAATTTGTtgttgcactttcgacttatgtaattcaAGGTTGCACTTTTAACTTATGTAATTCGAGCTCTTGATGTGGAATTGCGCCGTTGTACGTTTCGAGGATTTTttattatgtaatttgtggttgcatatctcgtgacttagtccctacaatgtgggtatatatcttgaaatgaatggtgattatggcatgaatgtatctggatgtgtcttatttgcaggagaagatggcTGCAAAATCCCgacattgctttaggatgcagccaggaaaaaggtaaatcccttcgggggatgagactattagtgacgggtggtaaatttagtcatcactaatgaccgagtcccagtgaccggtagctttccaacccgtcttTGGAACTTAGTCATTAGAGATGGGTTGAAAAGATACccttcactaatgactcataacacccGTGACGGGGtgtagctacccgtcactggttctagataattagtgacgggttgttgttatcactcgtcactgatgaccaaGTCCTAGAGACAGATTGGAaatctacccatcactaataactcaaTAATCAATGACGGGTGGTAacaactcgtcactgatgactcgggCAGTAGTGATGGTTTGTAGTTAACACCCGTCAGTAATGACCGAGTCACGaagacgggttggaaagctactCGATAATTAGTGATAGGCGGTacatacacccgtcactaatgacgattaTAGTGACGGGTAACAGGTCTGCTCAGGTCATAGGAGACCGGATCttaattatgacccatcactggtgattgttattagtgacgggtcctaacctatcactaatattttatcattagtaACACAATAAGAATGATAGGTGTcgtaaccgtcactaatgatagttatcacccgtcaccaataTGTTGTTCTGGCGTAGTGATCTAAATTCGACTCTTTGTTTGCAAATATATCATACCATGAAACCAATTCGTATACGTGTGAACCGGTCAAAAAAATAGCAAGATCAGACTTGGACAATTTGTTTACAGACTTACCTTTCCACTTACATATGCGTAGATTTTTTTGATAAATATAGATAGTTAGACgttcataacaatgagtaatctagatctttttctttttttcgattAATGTGATAATTTCGTGGTCTTGAGAGTGAACCCAGAGGCTTCTTTTGCACCTCAAATATTAAGACAATTGACATGGGGCTTGGATGCTTACCATTTCAAAACCTCTGGCAGCCATGAAAGATTAACCCGGTCCCGGTGAAGTCGTGGTCCCTGAAAAAATGACGTTTAGCCTGGTTGTCAGCTCTCAAggagtattgatcatatctctAGTAACTCACATGCAGTCAGAAGGAATGAGTAGGAGAAAGGAGAAGGAGCGGCCAAGAAATGGAGATTACTCTGCTCAAGGCTTGAAGGTTGAAGTCGCTTGCCAGGAACTTCAGTGCAGCTGCGGCCAAGAAATGGAGATGAATTTGAACTGAACGGGTAACCAAATCACACGGAAACGACGCGGGCAAGCAGCTGCGAAGACTTCTCAATTTGGTGAAGTCGATGTTTAGGGCCGTCGAAGTAAAAGGGAGCTCCCAAAGCTCACTAACTACCGGATAGACAGTAGCCCCAAAACGAGCCCAGCTGGAGCAGTTGTGTCAACTCTCGAAGaaaatatactatatatataggtCCAGTTTCTAGCAAAGTATTTAATCCAACTTTAATCCAACTTAGGTCCAGTTGTTAATACATATAAGGCCGGACGTGAACACGTGGCAAGGGGGGCTTGAGAGGCTATCCCGCCGGACTTCCCGCCGGACGTCCCGCCGGGCGAGTTCTTCCCGCCGGGCGAACTTCTCGTCGGACATCTCGCCGGACATCCCATCGGCGGCCGCTCTGGGTCGTCCTCGATCTGGATCACCGCCGTTCTGGGTTGCCCTCGGCCGTTCTCGCTCGACGACCTCGCCCTCGACGATCGCGCCTTCCGCTCCTCCGCGGCTGCGCTCGTGCGCTGATCATGAACCGCGCTCGTGATGCAGGCTACTGGAATCAATTTGATGGATggagtttcttcttcctctaatCTGGCGACGTGTGATACTGGCGGTTGTTCCGCTTCGGCTGCAGAAATCATACGTGCTGCTCGGTTGGCTGGTTTCTCCGAGGATGAGATCGTCCGTGCTGAAAGAGACGTTGAAGGTCCGCTTGCTGTTCGGATCGTCGAGTCAGTGGCAAACTAAATCATCGCTGAAAGCGTGTTCTCGGACGGGGGAGCTGCTCATCGGAAGGATGGATTATCCCCAGGTCTTTTATCCAAGGATGTTCCTTATCCGGGTTCTTCGCCGAGACATCCCAGGGCTCATGGATGTCGGGGGAGAGGACGTGGCTGGCTTATGCGGCCATGGAAAGGGCCGTTGCCAAAATCACGACCCCGATCGGTGGTAGTTTTTGGTGAGTTCTTGACGGCAAAGCTGAAGTCTGAGATCTCCTCTGAACGGCTAAATATTGATTGCCTTGGTGAATTATCTGTTGCCAATGATCCCGGCCATGCGGATGTTTCCTCTTTTGAGGCGCCCTACAAGGAAAGGTTAGGGAGAAATTGGAAGGATGTGTTTGGTGATATATGGGATAGGAATGGCTCTAATACAGGACGTTCTTCTCCGTCAGAACCATCTGGGCCAATTCCACACCATCGCCGTGAGCTGAGAGGTTCTCGGAAGACTTATGCGCAGGTGCTCATGGCCGGACGCGGGGAGGATCAATTTCCTGGCCAGAAGGCTGGTGGATCCAAAGGTGCCTCCCATGTTTCATCGTCGGTGCAGAACAAAGCAGTCAATAGTCTCTCTGGACGAGGAACTGACCTTCATTCGTCGGCTCCGATCTTTAATTCCCTCTCCTCCGCAAATGCGGCGGGTGCTGTTGGTGGCTTCGGTGGAAAAGCAGGTCCTGGTTCCGGAAACTTTGGCCATTTCTCTTTTGGAGCTCATGTGCAACATGCGTCAGCTGCAGGGTCTCTGAGTCGTGCGCGTGTTTCTGGCCGCGGACGTGGTAGAACTCAGTCTGCTTTCCAGTCCTCTTCAGCCGGTGTTCAACCCTGGACGAATAAGTGTGCTGCTCCTCTTTCTTCGTTGCAGTCATCTGATGCTCTGGATGGTTCAGCAAAACTGAAAAAACCTTATTGCTTCCGGTGTAAAACTAAGGGGCATACTGTGGAGTCTTGCATCGCAACTTTATATTGTGAGATCTGTGACAAGAAGGATCATTTGCCAAACAAATGTCCGCTGTTAAGATTGCCAAAGCCAAACGCGACTCTTTTTGGGTTCGGAGGTACCAAACTAGGCTTCTTCCATATTTCCGACACCGGGCATAAAGGTATCGCTCCTCAATCCTCTCCGACTGCTATTGTCTCTGTCACAGGCGGCCGGGTAACAGCGGATGTGATTCAGAGTGAGTTAAGAAATTTCATTCGCGCGGATTGGAACTGGGAGGCTATCCCTAAGGGGGCTGACTCTTTTCTTGTGGCTTTTCCAACATTGGATGAGCTTCACAGGATGACTAAGGTTGAATTCCGTCTAAAAGCACATGGGGTAACACTCTCGTTTGGAGAATGGATGCCGTCCGATGTGCCTTCTCCTCATTATCAATTGAACAGTGTCTGGGTGCATGTTTCTGGAGTCCCACCTGCATACCGACATTATTTGGCCATTTGGGCTATTGGCACAGTGCTTGGCTCTCCGCAAGAAATTGACATGAAATGCTTACGGCAACGAGGCATTATCCGCATGAAGGTTGAGATGATGGATGCTAATTTGTTGCCGGTAAAAACGGACATTGTTTTCGGTCTTGATGGGTATGAAATCACTTTTACTCTTGAAGATCAAAGCTTTTTGGTAGAGGTGGGTGCTGATCCACCTTTGGGGGGAGAtttcaatgatgatgatgatgaccttctTGATGAAAGTGATGACCATACCAGCGGATCGAAAGAGCagtccaaaaaatcaaaaaagaaCGATTCAATGGTCTCAGATAATATTTCAGGCAATTCAGCTCCTATGCAGGTGGACAAAAATATGAAAGCGAGCTCTCGGCTGATGGAACAGGGGGCAGGCCTTCTACCTAGTTTAGATTCACCCAAGCCGAGTCACATTGCGGTCACACCTTTTAATCCAAAACACAAAAGTTTTTCCCTCAAGCCGAGCGGCAGTTCAGGCTCCTCTGCGGGGAAATTGCCAAAGACTATGGTCCAGCAGAATTCTCAAGGTGTTCAGCCGGTGGTGGAGCTGCAGGCTGCTCTGGTCCTGCAGGGTGATCAGCAGATACTGCAGACGCCACCCAGGTTGGCAGTGCCATCAGTGGAGAGGGTGCCGGCTCTGAAATGCTCCAGCGCTGATTGGAACTCGTGTACTGCGGAGGGATTTAGCCATGGGCACAATGATCCGGCCAGCTTCATTCCCAGGACCAAGGAGAGGGCTCACGTGGAGGATCTTGCCTTGCAGAATCTGCTGACCCAGACCAGCATACGTCCAGAGAGCTCCAAGATGCTGCAGGGTGAGATGGTCCAGAATGGGCCTCAGTTCTTAGCTGATATGGATTCGGTTCAGAAATCTTCTCCGAATCTTCGTCGAAGCAGTCGTACCAATGCGGTCTGTTCTTCAGTCGGAATCGCCGCGGCGGATGAAGACATTACTGCCAGGGCCATGAGGAGGGTGGCGGTCCGAAACTTGGACTACCCTTTGAAAGAAAGCTCGGCTAGTGTTCGCAATGGCACTAATCCAGGTATGCTGCATCCGCCTTCCGTCTATTCTATTGCTTCTTTACCGGACACTGCTTTTACTTCCAATTTGGGAAACTTAGGTTTTTCGCTGGGTAATAATAGCAGTGAAATTAGCATCTCTATTAATGCTTTAAAACACATAGAAGTAGATAGATTGAAGATGTCGCCTTTGTGTAAAAAGTCGAGTAATCGGCCAAAGAATATTTCCATAAAAGAGACAAATCCTTTTGTTATCAGTGAAGACGAGTGCACTGAACCTGAGGATGAGTTACTCACTCATCTGATTAAAGATGTTTCTGAGGCTGATTGGGAAGAGGCAGAGCTGGGCACAAAAATTTGTGACCTTTTGGCTACTGCTAGAAAACCTAAATCATCATCTAAGAAAAAAGGGCGAAAGGTCCAGGAAAATGTcaaaaaatccaacaaaatcgTTTCCCAATGAAAGGCATCTTCTGGAATAGCAGAGGTCTGTCAGACTTGGCTAAAATTCGGTACGTTGCAGAAGCTATTGGGGAATATAATTTGGACTTTGTGGCCTTATTAGAAACTGGGAGGCGCGATATGTCAAAAAAGAATCAGGCACGCCTTTCAGGCGGTGCagattttatttggcattgtctcCCTCCTCGAGGCAGATCAGGAGGCATTCTTCTCGGAATTAACTCCTCCTCGTTAGATTTGTCGATGATTACGGAAGGGGAATTTTGTGTTAAATTCCATCTAAGTAACAAGGTAGACAAATTCAAATGGATTCTCATGGCAGTCTACGGACCAGCGCAGGAGGATTTCAAATCCAGCTTCCTTGCGGAGTTAGTGCGTGCTTGCCAGCAGAACCATCTCCCTACCCTGATTGGTGGGGATTTTAATATCCTAAGGAATAGCagtgagaaaaataataacAGATATAATGACCGTTGGCCTTTTCTGTTCAATGCTGTTATTGATAGCTTTGATCTCAGAGAAATTGAGTTAACAGGTCGACAGTTCACTTGGGCAAACTCCCTACCTATTCCGACTTTTGAAAGGTTGGATAGAGTTCTGATGAATTCAGAATGGGAGTCTAAGTATCCGTTGGTCAATGTGCACGCTCTGGATAGAGGTGTCTCGGACCATACGCCTCTGCTGCTCGGCACTGGAACATCCGCCTTTCCTTCTAATCGGAGGCAGTTCAAATTAGAGCTTAGCTGGTTTGCTAGGGATGATTTCAATGACCGTGTGGTCGAAATTTGGAATATGCCAGTAAAAGGACGTAATCACACCCAACGTTGGAATAACAAGATGAGCGCCTTGCGCAGACACCTTCGGGGTTGGGCGGCTCATTCATATGGGACTTACAAGAAAGAAAAGTCCACCCTTCAATCCATCGTTAATGATTTGGACATTGCTGCCGAGGTTCGTGGTCTTTCAGACCTTGAGAGAGAGCAGTTCGCTCAATCTAGAGATCGGCTAGCCAGACTTCTTCGTGATGAAGAAATCAGATGGTACCAACGTGCGAAAGTGTCGGATGTTCTACTAGGTGATAATAATACTAAGTACTTCCATATGGTTGCCAACGGCAAACATAGGAAGAAACGAATATTCTGCCTAGAGCAAGATGAAGGCAAAATCGAAGGAGAGACGGCTCTAATGGGTTATATTACCAATTTTTATAAACAATTGTTTGGGTCGTTCGATGGTAACTCTTTCTCGCTGGATGAGTCTAGGAATGAGGACATCCCCCAGGTCTCTCAGGCCGAGAATGATTTCCTTACAGCTCCTTTTTTGGAGAAGGAAGTCCGGGATGCGGTGTTCAGCATGGAACACAATAAAGCTCCCGGTCCAGATGGGTTTCCGACAGAGTTCTACCAGAGATTCTGGGATGTCATCAGGGTTGACTTGATGAACTTATTCCATGAATTATATGTGGGTGAATTGCCTTTGTTTAGTCTCAACTTTGGGGTAATAACGCTGTTACCAAAGATCGCTGAAGCAAATCGCATCCAACAGTACAGACCTATCTGTTTGCTGAATGTCAGCTTCAAAATTTTCACAAAGGTAGTCACAATCCGGATTAATTCTGTTGCAAATCGAGTAGTCAGCTCTACTCAAACTGCGTTCATGCAAGGACGAAATATCCTAGAGGGTGTCGTCGTTTTACATGAAACAATTCATGAACTCCACAGGAAAAATTTGAGTGGGGTAATTTTTAAGGTGGATTTCGAGAAGGCGTATGACAAGGTCAAATGGCCCTTCCTTCTTCAAACTTTACGAATGAAAGGTTTCTCATCCAAATGGATCTCTTGGATTGAGACTTTCATTTCGGGAGGAAGTGTAGCAATTAGAGTAAATGATGACGTCGGGCCTTTTTTTCAAACGAAAAGAGGTCTCCGACAGGGGGATCCCCTTTCTCCTATTTTGTTCAATATTGTAGCTGATATGCTTGCGATCCTTATCAAAAGGGCCAAAGTAGATGGCCAAT includes:
- the LOC133911776 gene encoding uncharacterized protein LOC133911776, with protein sequence MTKVEFRLKAHGVTLSFGEWMPSDVPSPHYQLNSVWVHVSGVPPAYRHYLAIWAIGTVLGSPQEIDMKCLRQRGIIRMKVEMMDANLLPVKTDIVFGLDGYEITFTLEDQSFLVEVGADPPLGGDFNDDDDDLLDESDDHTSGSKEQSKKSKKNDSMVSDNISGNSAPMQVDKNMKASSRLMEQGAGLLPSLDSPKPSHIAVTPFNPKHKSFSLKPSGSSGSSAGKLPKTMVQQNSQGVQPVVELQAALVLQGDQQILQTPPRLAVPSVERVPALKCSSADWNSCTAEGFSHGHNDPASFIPRTKERAHVEDLALQNLLTQTSIRPESSKMLQGEMVQNGPQFLADMDSVQKSSPNLRRSSRTNAVCSSVGIAAADEDITARAMRRVAVRNLDYPLKESSASVRNGTNPGCLPMYTLAPYLGNFAEARFSGHGYGGLSVFGEGGQGLFYPGVWVAA